A window of Synechococcus sp. MEDNS5 contains these coding sequences:
- a CDS encoding HDIG domain-containing metalloprotein has product MLRSHPLARFWRSWLRSESPRRPVLRWNRLQRSVLLALCLLVALISSWPWLVEPDIRPGLAAPFDAVAPKDARVVDSEALKQRRSSLVPSTLVQVIDNQQDQQLRMRLERYLGELERVASSDDAERIGPVNLSTEEQGWLEERVPEERLNWDMGLRRALERMLSQGLVNNLAEEQLRQATSLQLEELGAADAPARTLGSKLLTTTLQGASNLKTDPQRSQRLIEKLITQQGIPVIEVSQGDLITQKGEPISSQAYDVLDFFGLVNRRPKLGIWLVRFTESLAACGILLLVMRRERPCLEAPHGLLALGLLLISQACKVWFGAAVSPLAVIVPPTLLLAQGLGTSSALAWMAVASLLWPTPVPGLGEGRLLIAAATATVAALQAGRLRSRAQLLQLAVLLPLGALVLELLLLNRTAGSLVEQDWTRLLPNSGDLASEALLLGLLMMLAILVIPLLESSFGLLTRARLMELADQERPLLRRLSSEAPGTFEHTLMICSLAEEGARAIGADVDLIRTGSLYHDVGKLHAPNWFIENQTTDHNPHTELNDPVASAGVLQAHVDEGLKLARRHRLPRPIADFIPEHQGTLRMGYFLHQARLKDPKISEKRFRYHGPTPRSKETGIMMVADGCEAALRSLPPDTSDAEARATVKRIVEARLSDGQLRQSGLSRAELELVMRAFVKVWRRMRHRRIPYPIPAKRRFTA; this is encoded by the coding sequence ATCTTGCGTTCGCATCCCCTAGCAAGGTTCTGGAGGTCCTGGCTCAGGAGTGAATCTCCTCGCCGCCCTGTGCTGCGCTGGAATCGCCTGCAACGCAGTGTTCTCCTGGCGCTTTGCCTGCTGGTGGCCCTGATCTCGAGTTGGCCATGGCTGGTGGAGCCAGACATTCGACCAGGTCTGGCAGCGCCGTTTGACGCGGTGGCACCGAAAGATGCACGGGTGGTCGACAGCGAAGCGCTGAAGCAACGACGATCGAGCCTGGTGCCGAGCACGCTGGTTCAGGTGATCGACAACCAGCAGGATCAGCAGCTGCGCATGCGTCTCGAGCGCTATCTGGGGGAGCTGGAACGGGTCGCCAGCAGCGATGATGCCGAACGGATCGGTCCAGTGAACCTCAGCACCGAAGAACAGGGCTGGCTTGAGGAACGTGTACCTGAAGAACGCCTGAACTGGGATATGGGTCTGCGCCGGGCGCTGGAACGCATGCTCAGCCAGGGATTGGTCAACAACCTGGCCGAAGAACAGCTGCGTCAGGCCACATCCCTGCAGCTGGAGGAACTCGGAGCTGCCGACGCGCCAGCGCGAACCCTTGGCTCCAAGCTGCTCACCACCACCTTGCAGGGGGCCAGCAATCTCAAAACCGATCCGCAACGCAGCCAAAGGCTGATCGAGAAGCTGATCACCCAGCAAGGCATCCCAGTGATCGAGGTCAGCCAAGGTGACCTGATCACACAGAAGGGCGAACCGATCAGTTCCCAGGCTTACGACGTTCTCGATTTCTTTGGCCTGGTGAACCGCAGACCCAAACTGGGAATCTGGCTGGTCCGGTTTACAGAATCCCTCGCCGCCTGCGGGATTCTCCTGCTCGTGATGCGCCGCGAACGCCCCTGCCTCGAAGCGCCCCATGGACTGCTGGCCCTGGGGTTGCTGCTGATCTCCCAGGCCTGCAAGGTTTGGTTCGGCGCGGCCGTGAGCCCACTGGCGGTGATCGTGCCGCCAACGTTGCTGCTGGCCCAGGGCCTTGGAACCAGCAGCGCCCTGGCGTGGATGGCCGTTGCCAGCCTGCTCTGGCCCACACCGGTGCCGGGCCTTGGAGAGGGGCGCCTGCTGATCGCTGCGGCAACAGCCACCGTGGCCGCCCTTCAGGCGGGCAGGCTCAGAAGTCGTGCCCAGCTTTTGCAACTGGCGGTGCTCCTGCCTCTGGGAGCGCTGGTCCTGGAGCTGCTTCTCCTCAACAGGACTGCAGGATCCCTTGTGGAACAGGACTGGACCCGACTGCTTCCCAACTCGGGAGATCTGGCATCCGAAGCCTTGTTGCTGGGGCTGCTGATGATGCTGGCAATCCTGGTCATTCCCCTGCTCGAAAGTTCTTTTGGTCTGCTGACCCGGGCAAGGCTGATGGAGCTGGCCGACCAGGAACGCCCCCTTCTGCGCCGGCTCTCCTCAGAAGCTCCAGGCACGTTCGAGCACACCCTGATGATCTGCAGCTTGGCCGAGGAGGGCGCGCGCGCGATCGGTGCCGATGTTGATCTGATCCGCACCGGATCGCTGTATCACGACGTTGGCAAGCTGCATGCGCCGAATTGGTTCATCGAGAACCAGACCACAGACCACAACCCCCACACTGAACTCAATGATCCGGTCGCCAGCGCGGGCGTTTTGCAAGCCCATGTTGATGAAGGCCTGAAATTGGCCAGACGCCACCGACTGCCCAGACCGATCGCTGACTTCATTCCCGAGCATCAGGGAACCTTGCGGATGGGGTATTTCCTGCACCAGGCACGGCTGAAGGATCCCAAGATTTCAGAGAAGCGGTTTCGTTATCACGGCCCAACTCCCCGCTCCAAGGAGACGGGAATCATGATGGTGGCTGATGGTTGCGAGGCCGCCCTGCGCTCCTTGCCACCCGACACGAGCGATGCGGAAGCCCGAGCCACGGTGAAACGCATCGTGGAAGCACGGCTCAGCGATGGTCAGCTGCGTCAAAGCGGCCTCAGTCGCGCAGAGCTCGAGCTTGTGATGCGGGCGTTCGTGAAGGTTTGGCGCCGCATGCGCCATCGCCGCATTCCCTACCCGATCCCAGCCAAGCGTCGATTCACGGCTTAA
- a CDS encoding RluA family pseudouridine synthase: MVVDKPSGLLCQPGLGAHKQDSLISRLQLSCPDLRLVHRLDRDTSGLVLLAKDPDTHRLLGSLFAARRVRKLYIADVQGQMGTVSGLIDLPLARLKRQPPTYGVHPDGKACITLWRRLQLVENSTRLWLCPRTGRSHQLRAHLAALHHPIIGDPIYNPGCAAEGLRLRAMALGFPDPDHPGHTVRVRAPWPAWTHR, from the coding sequence ATGGTGGTGGACAAACCGTCAGGACTCCTCTGCCAACCCGGTCTGGGTGCTCACAAGCAGGATTCGCTGATCAGCCGCCTTCAGCTGTCGTGCCCAGACCTACGCCTGGTGCATCGCCTCGATCGCGACACCTCGGGACTCGTGCTTCTGGCGAAGGATCCAGACACACACCGATTGTTGGGGTCTTTGTTCGCAGCGCGAAGGGTCAGAAAGCTGTACATCGCTGATGTTCAGGGACAGATGGGGACTGTCAGCGGACTGATTGATCTCCCTCTGGCTCGTCTGAAGCGTCAACCGCCCACCTATGGCGTTCATCCCGATGGGAAGGCATGCATAACGCTGTGGCGTCGTTTGCAATTGGTGGAGAACAGCACGCGTCTCTGGCTCTGCCCAAGAACCGGCCGATCCCATCAACTGCGCGCCCATCTGGCGGCCCTGCACCATCCGATCATCGGTGACCCGATCTACAACCCTGGATGTGCAGCTGAGGGGCTGCGGCTCAGGGCGATGGCCTTGGGTTTTCCCGATCCTGATCATCCCGGCCATACGGTGCGCGTCCGTGCTCCGTGGCCAGCCTGGACCCACCGTTAA
- a CDS encoding MTH1187 family thiamine-binding protein — translation MRVSVDLCLVPLGVGVSLAPYVAVCQEVIEASGLEHQLGPDGTAIEGEWDAVFACVKACHERLHQNGVPRIHATLRVNTRIDREQSFRDKVSSVQRLNR, via the coding sequence ATGCGCGTGAGCGTTGATCTCTGCCTCGTGCCGCTCGGTGTGGGGGTATCCCTTGCGCCCTACGTGGCGGTCTGCCAGGAGGTGATTGAGGCTTCGGGGCTCGAGCATCAGCTGGGACCTGATGGGACGGCGATTGAGGGTGAATGGGATGCCGTGTTTGCTTGCGTTAAGGCTTGCCATGAGCGCTTGCACCAGAACGGGGTTCCCAGGATCCATGCCACGTTGCGCGTCAATACGCGCATTGATCGCGAGCAGTCCTTCCGGGACAAGGTGTCCAGTGTTCAGCGGCTGAATCGGTAG
- a CDS encoding 2Fe-2S iron-sulfur cluster-binding protein has protein sequence MASFTITLEGGKSFSCADDQYILDAAEEQGVDLPYSCRAGACSTCAGKVLSGSVDQSDQSFLDDEQMGNGYALLCVSYPMADCTIKPEVEDEL, from the coding sequence ATGGCATCTTTCACCATCACTCTTGAAGGCGGAAAGAGTTTTTCCTGCGCAGACGATCAATACATCCTTGATGCCGCAGAAGAGCAGGGTGTCGACCTTCCTTATTCCTGCCGAGCCGGTGCCTGCAGCACCTGCGCCGGCAAGGTGTTGAGCGGAAGCGTTGATCAGTCTGATCAAAGCTTCCTGGATGATGAGCAGATGGGGAATGGTTACGCCCTGCTCTGCGTCAGCTATCCCATGGCTGATTGCACCATCAAGCCTGAGGTCGAAGACGAGCTCTGA
- a CDS encoding Nif11-like leader peptide family natural product precursor — translation MSLQDLDAFLRLRETDAALAASLAEPLSVEALIELARGHGFHITDEDVFSAQAREEADAPSAELQRRMAEDSRRLRHFIQG, via the coding sequence ATGTCGCTCCAAGATCTTGATGCCTTCCTACGCCTGCGTGAAACCGACGCGGCTCTGGCGGCCAGCTTGGCCGAGCCCCTGTCGGTTGAGGCTCTGATCGAGCTCGCTCGTGGGCATGGATTCCATATCACTGATGAGGATGTTTTCTCAGCCCAGGCCAGGGAAGAAGCTGACGCCCCGTCGGCTGAGTTGCAGCGCAGGATGGCTGAAGACTCAAGGCGATTGCGCCATTTCATTCAGGGTTGA
- a CDS encoding signal protein: MRERLLLLIPVTGFSCLLVLFVVLWQASQHQNIRLQGLTNRVKDLEQREEVNSRQLLEQQLGVLKTRQQKLQTDIQSLQSFQNEYAKREARLLETLRQDATLPSTPEGISADESAIPNPVITNPSAPSP; the protein is encoded by the coding sequence ATGCGTGAGCGACTCCTGCTCCTGATTCCAGTCACAGGCTTCAGCTGTTTGCTGGTGTTATTCGTTGTGCTCTGGCAAGCCAGCCAACACCAAAACATCCGATTGCAGGGCCTCACGAATCGCGTGAAAGACCTGGAACAACGCGAAGAAGTGAACAGCCGGCAGCTCTTGGAGCAGCAGCTGGGCGTGTTGAAGACCCGTCAACAGAAGCTGCAAACAGACATCCAGAGCCTGCAGAGCTTTCAGAATGAATACGCCAAACGGGAGGCACGCCTGCTGGAGACCCTCAGGCAAGACGCCACCCTTCCATCCACGCCGGAGGGGATATCGGCCGACGAGTCAGCGATCCCCAATCCCGTCATAACGAATCCATCAGCCCCTAGCCCTTGA
- a CDS encoding carbohydrate ABC transporter permease has product MARHQTRAVPAKDRITLRSVLQLLLLILLALVVLVPLLWLVSTSLKGPAEDIFTSPPALLPAQPSLDAYVRLFQNNPLGQYLLNSTIVSLVAVVANLLFCSLAAYPLARMQFAGRGLVLGLVVATILIPFQVVMIPLYLLMVQLGLRNTLLALVIPQAATAFGLYLLRQSFLGVPVELEEAARIDGCSKLGEWWNVMIPAARADLITLAMFVFIGTWSDFLWPLVILDDPQLFTLPLGLQQLASSFSLDWRIVAAGSVVSILPVLILFVLLQRFILPSASGDAVKG; this is encoded by the coding sequence ATGGCCCGTCACCAGACCCGCGCTGTCCCGGCGAAGGACCGCATCACGCTGCGCTCGGTGCTTCAGCTTCTGTTGCTGATCCTGCTGGCTTTGGTGGTGCTGGTGCCGCTGCTGTGGCTCGTGAGCACGTCGCTGAAGGGCCCCGCCGAGGACATCTTCACCAGCCCCCCGGCGTTGCTTCCGGCTCAACCAAGCCTCGACGCCTACGTGCGGCTGTTCCAGAACAACCCTCTCGGTCAATACCTTCTGAACAGCACCATCGTGAGCCTGGTGGCTGTGGTGGCCAATCTTCTGTTCTGCTCGCTGGCGGCCTATCCCCTGGCGCGCATGCAATTTGCAGGACGGGGACTGGTTCTGGGCCTAGTGGTCGCCACCATCCTCATCCCTTTCCAGGTGGTGATGATTCCGCTGTATCTGCTGATGGTGCAGCTGGGTCTGAGAAACACCCTTCTGGCTCTTGTGATTCCCCAGGCTGCAACGGCCTTTGGTCTCTACCTTCTGCGTCAAAGCTTTCTGGGCGTGCCGGTGGAACTGGAAGAGGCCGCTCGCATCGATGGCTGCAGCAAGCTGGGGGAATGGTGGAACGTGATGATTCCAGCGGCCCGGGCCGACCTGATCACGTTGGCGATGTTTGTGTTCATCGGAACCTGGAGCGATTTCCTCTGGCCTTTGGTGATCCTTGATGATCCCCAGTTGTTCACCCTGCCCCTCGGGCTCCAGCAGCTCGCCAGCAGCTTCTCGCTCGACTGGCGCATCGTCGCGGCAGGGTCAGTGGTGTCAATCCTTCCTGTTCTGATCCTGTTCGTGCTGCTTCAGCGCTTTATCCTTCCCAGCGCCAGTGGTGATGCGGTCAAGGGCTAG
- a CDS encoding 2-isopropylmalate synthase, translating to MAHDPGRVLIFDTTLRDGEQSPGASLNLEEKLAIAQQLARLGVDVIEAGFPFASPGDFAAVQRIAQQVGGEQGPIICGLARASRGDIKACADAVAPAPRRRIHTFIATSDIHLEHKLRKSRQEVLAIVPEMVSYARSLVDDVEFSCEDAGRSDPEFLYEVIEAAIAAGASTINIPDTVGYTTPAEFGALIAGIDQHVPNIGDAVLSVHGHNDLGLAVANFLEAVKNGARQLECTVNGIGERAGNAALEELVMALHVRRRYFNPFFGREDDSPTPLTGVRTEEITKTSRLVSNLTGMVVQPNKAIVGANAFAHESGIHQDGVLKNRLTYEIVDARTVGLTDNRISLGKLSGRSAVRARLEELGYNLSREDLDDAFARFKELADRKRDITDRDLEAIVSEQVQQPDARYQLKSVQVSCGSNLQPTATVTLLDEEGQEQSEAAIGTGPVDAVCRALNALAGEPNELVEFSVKSVTEGIDAMGEVTIRLRRDGQLFSGHAADTDVVVAAAQAFVNALNRLVAGALNPALHPQRDATPLDASPTL from the coding sequence ATGGCCCACGATCCAGGCCGCGTTCTGATCTTCGACACCACCCTTCGGGATGGTGAACAGTCCCCAGGAGCCAGCCTCAACCTTGAGGAAAAGCTGGCCATTGCCCAGCAGCTGGCGCGGCTTGGCGTTGATGTGATCGAAGCGGGCTTCCCCTTCGCCAGCCCTGGCGATTTCGCTGCCGTTCAGCGCATTGCCCAGCAGGTGGGTGGAGAGCAAGGACCGATCATTTGCGGTCTGGCCCGCGCCTCCCGTGGGGACATCAAGGCCTGCGCTGATGCGGTGGCCCCCGCCCCTCGCCGCCGCATTCACACCTTCATCGCCACAAGCGACATTCACCTTGAACACAAACTGCGCAAGAGTCGTCAGGAAGTGTTGGCGATCGTGCCCGAGATGGTGTCTTACGCCCGCTCTCTCGTTGACGATGTGGAGTTCTCCTGTGAAGACGCCGGCCGCAGTGACCCCGAATTCCTCTACGAGGTGATCGAAGCGGCGATTGCTGCCGGCGCCAGCACAATCAATATTCCCGACACAGTGGGCTACACCACACCGGCCGAGTTCGGCGCCTTGATTGCCGGTATCGACCAGCACGTGCCCAACATCGGCGATGCAGTGCTGTCGGTGCATGGCCACAACGATCTCGGTTTGGCTGTGGCCAACTTCCTGGAGGCCGTGAAAAACGGGGCCCGCCAGCTGGAGTGCACGGTCAACGGCATCGGCGAAAGGGCCGGTAACGCGGCCCTTGAAGAGCTGGTGATGGCCTTGCATGTGCGCCGCCGCTACTTCAATCCCTTCTTTGGCCGAGAGGACGACTCACCCACCCCCCTGACGGGTGTGCGCACCGAGGAGATCACGAAGACGTCGCGCTTGGTCTCCAATCTCACCGGCATGGTGGTGCAGCCCAATAAGGCAATCGTGGGAGCGAATGCCTTTGCCCATGAATCGGGCATTCACCAGGATGGCGTTCTCAAAAACCGCCTCACCTACGAGATCGTTGATGCTCGCACCGTTGGTCTCACGGACAACCGGATCTCCCTCGGGAAGCTGAGTGGCCGCAGTGCGGTGCGTGCCCGTCTCGAGGAGCTTGGCTACAACCTCAGCCGTGAAGACCTAGACGACGCGTTCGCCCGGTTCAAGGAGTTGGCGGATCGCAAGCGCGACATCACCGATCGCGATCTCGAAGCGATCGTGAGCGAGCAGGTTCAGCAACCCGATGCCCGCTATCAGCTCAAGTCTGTGCAGGTGAGCTGCGGCAGCAACCTGCAGCCCACGGCCACCGTCACCCTGCTGGATGAAGAGGGCCAAGAACAGAGTGAGGCGGCGATTGGTACTGGCCCTGTGGATGCCGTGTGCCGTGCCCTCAATGCATTGGCCGGGGAACCCAACGAACTGGTTGAGTTTTCGGTGAAGTCCGTCACCGAGGGCATCGATGCCATGGGTGAGGTCACGATCCGGTTGCGACGTGACGGTCAGCTCTTTTCCGGCCATGCTGCCGACACCGATGTGGTGGTGGCCGCCGCTCAGGCCTTTGTGAATGCCCTGAATCGCCTGGTGGCCGGGGCCTTGAACCCGGCCCTGCATCCCCAGCGGGATGCAACTCCTTTGGATGCCAGCCCGACCCTCTGA
- a CDS encoding glycoside hydrolase family 57 protein, whose translation MVANGALALVLHAHLPYVRGAAPQSLEEDWFFQALIECYLPLLDTLEAAAADPLQEARLTMGLSPTLLSLLADRTLQSRFPAWVEARLTLLKEAPEDRQEAAEDLGLLFQKHLRAWKACEGDLIGRFAALQSKGVLDLLTCGATHGYLPLLREHPETVRAQLRTAVREHHRLIGERPLGIWLPECAYYEGLDRWMRDAGLRYAVLDGHGLLHAQPRPRYGVYAPIVSRQGVAFFGRDSDATLPVWSARDGYPGDPLYREFHRDLGWDLPAEQIEAHGLPTGRPLGLKLHRVSDPSGGLDGKCPYQPEKARQRTQEHAKHFLQGRREQLERLQAGMATEPLLVAPFDAELFGHWWFEGPHFLRELFRQGPAEGVRFTSLRGVLASTPNLQLCAPCPSSWGRGGFHDYWLNETNAWIIPEWSRAGRAMVERCSRGVGSETDLRLLHQAGRELLLAQSSDWSFILRAGTTTELAKDRIERHLERFWRLMSAIDRHEDLPEHWLEDVEAEDAVFPLIQPADWVSVAS comes from the coding sequence ATGGTGGCCAACGGAGCTCTCGCGCTCGTTCTCCACGCCCACCTTCCTTACGTGCGCGGAGCTGCACCACAGTCCCTGGAAGAGGATTGGTTCTTTCAGGCACTGATCGAGTGCTACCTGCCGCTTCTGGACACCCTGGAGGCAGCGGCGGCCGATCCTTTGCAAGAGGCTCGGCTCACCATGGGCCTGTCGCCCACCCTGCTCTCGCTCCTGGCCGACCGCACCTTGCAATCCCGGTTTCCCGCCTGGGTTGAGGCCAGGCTGACGCTGCTGAAGGAAGCACCCGAGGATCGACAGGAAGCTGCTGAAGACCTCGGCCTGTTGTTTCAGAAACACCTGAGGGCATGGAAAGCCTGCGAAGGCGACCTCATCGGCCGCTTCGCGGCTCTGCAGAGCAAGGGCGTTCTCGACCTGCTCACCTGCGGAGCCACCCATGGCTATCTGCCCCTGCTGCGGGAACACCCAGAAACCGTGCGCGCCCAGCTGCGCACGGCCGTACGGGAACACCACCGCCTGATCGGCGAGCGACCGCTGGGGATCTGGCTGCCGGAATGCGCTTATTACGAGGGCCTGGACCGCTGGATGCGGGATGCCGGCTTGCGCTACGCGGTGCTTGATGGCCATGGCCTGCTCCACGCACAGCCACGTCCGCGCTACGGGGTCTATGCCCCGATCGTGAGCCGGCAAGGCGTGGCCTTCTTCGGGCGCGACAGCGATGCCACCCTGCCGGTGTGGTCAGCAAGGGACGGCTACCCCGGGGATCCCCTGTACCGGGAATTCCACCGTGATCTGGGTTGGGATCTGCCCGCAGAACAGATCGAGGCCCATGGCCTACCCACGGGACGCCCTCTGGGGCTCAAGCTGCATCGAGTGAGCGATCCGAGCGGGGGGCTTGATGGCAAATGCCCTTATCAACCGGAGAAAGCACGCCAACGAACGCAGGAGCATGCCAAGCACTTTTTGCAGGGTCGGCGGGAACAACTTGAGCGGTTGCAGGCGGGCATGGCCACCGAGCCACTGCTGGTGGCACCGTTTGATGCCGAACTATTTGGCCACTGGTGGTTTGAGGGTCCGCACTTTCTGCGGGAGCTCTTCCGTCAAGGGCCTGCAGAAGGCGTGCGCTTCACTAGCCTGCGCGGAGTCTTGGCCAGCACCCCAAACCTGCAGCTGTGTGCACCGTGCCCATCCAGCTGGGGAAGGGGAGGATTTCACGATTACTGGCTCAATGAAACCAATGCCTGGATCATCCCTGAATGGAGCCGAGCCGGACGGGCCATGGTGGAGCGCTGCAGCCGCGGCGTGGGCAGCGAAACCGATCTGAGGCTGCTCCATCAGGCGGGCCGAGAGCTCCTATTGGCCCAGTCATCCGATTGGAGCTTCATTCTGCGGGCCGGCACCACCACCGAACTCGCCAAAGACAGGATCGAGCGCCACCTCGAACGCTTCTGGCGGCTAATGTCAGCTATCGACAGGCATGAAGACCTGCCTGAGCATTGGCTGGAGGACGTAGAAGCCGAGGATGCTGTTTTCCCCTTAATTCAGCCAGCCGACTGGGTCAGCGTGGCCAGCTGA